The Topomyia yanbarensis strain Yona2022 chromosome 3, ASM3024719v1, whole genome shotgun sequence nucleotide sequence TTTGCGTGAAAAGAAACCTATTGAAAATGTTGATGTTTTCTAGaattgcaaaatattcattcaagaGTACCTAATTTACACAGATATCGTGAAAATCAGTTGAACGGGTTCAATTTGCACGTTCCCGAAGTTCGCTGACCCGACTCAAAACTTCTTATGAATGTTTCGTGTGATGTGAATGTACATTTCAACTTGGAGATGTTCTGGGACCACTGGGGGGTATAGTTTTGGGGTGgctcaagatattcaaagggagGATTGTTTCCGGGATACACCCGGTTCTTcacatttcatgcatttcagGGGCACTTGGCGTCGAGAATACGAACATAAAAATACCCGCTCACACGCAATCACGAATCGTCTACAACCGAAAGCCCCAACTTCAACCAACGGTTCTAGTATTCTAGGTCAATGTATTTAGTTGGTCCAATCTCAAGCACCGACTTAATCCACCCGGCAGTGAGATGAGACCTGTGTTACACATACCACTGTTGGATTATTCATAAGTTTGCAGAACTCGTGtaaagtaggcacccaactagaagtGTGATGAACAGTTTTTAGTGAGTAGAATGAAAGTTATTTAAatcgaattaataaaataaattaataaatctaGTTCAATATTTAATAGAATGAATTGAATTGAGTCAAATTAAtggttgaaatgaataaaataaatgactgAACTGAGTTAATAACGGgtgtttaataaaaaatgagaattttttcagtcatgtagttaaaaacaaaaaaatcaacgaatttagtaattttttttaataaaaacataatgtttattcttcaaaaaaacattaaaaatattggagaagggCCCTGGTCAGcagtacgacgcaacttagtcgcgatgctctcacaagagcgctggacggcactgacgtccatcttccggttacaattccggatcctggtggtcaactgcttcataTTCTAgacccgccaattatttttgtacacaagGGCACTGAGGGaaccgaaaaaatcctcaatagtAGTACGGTATATTTTTCTGCTTAAAATACTCCAGcctcttcttggcgtaatgggaagacgtatAGTACGGCCAGAAAACGTACTACCTATCCACATCATGCatggagcagtgatattttcggccggcgtcacgcaaactcgttccgtccttgttgtcgaacagctttttcaacacttccttcttcttcttcttcgtcattatctccgccggacggccgctaccgacctttcgctccacgctcagggatgccaggatctggcaaactgtactcacgggcacgtttttgtCTCGGAAGTGGTtcaccgtaaacttttttccacgatgactatgcgtttcgtaaaaccgtacaacacgctcgcggagtgcttgctgtttcgacaccatcttcgattgagctgacagcacccgagcgaaaagaaacataccacccatttctagggagtctagagagtaattctcttggagagaaaaaatttatgctctttactttaattacaggaAGGTagtgaaatcattctcattttttattgaacactcgCTAATattaagaaattgaaaaaatggaataaaatacatgttatgaaaaaaaaaatttattaaatcaaattaattagtTAAACCAACCAACTAAAGCATGTTCCGCTACCATGGATTTGTGAAATGGCAAATCTTTATCAGATTCCctagaagcttttgctatttccgtAATGTGCTCAAacgaaaaactttaaaaatcaacGCCAAATCTTCAATCCTTGGAAATTGAACGTAACTGAAAgcctggaaattttcaaatattcctGTTTTTTTACTAAATCGAGATCAAGGCAAAGGATATTCATTCGGTATATTTCCTATATATAAAAAATGGTCAGTTGAACGCATCCAGGTTCCTGCCGATCATAGCCTACTCGTTTTCTAGATAAAAGACTGTAGCAATTCCGTAATTTCCTATAAACTGATACaaaaactgaagaagattacaagtattAGTCGAAACACAGGTGAAGTACAAGTGCATTTCACTACAAATAAGCATAGTAaaataaaatagtagaaaacCTGTGTAAAGTGCTATgaaaccattcataaattacgtgacgcaaaaattgcccaaaattgactcctcctcctcccatgtaacaaattgtcacacatttctccatccccccctcctctattacgtaacaaattccttgaaaaaaatttttcgtcggtgaaaacatgttacgtaacgatctagcttactcccgcTCTCCCCTATGTCACGACATGttacaacttgtcgtacccctcccccctaaaacgTTACGTAATATATGAACGGTCCCTATGTGCGTATTCTGAAAAATGAGATTAAGCTGTCAAAATgaatgtttttgaatggcgcTTCCACGTATATAACAATCAGAAAGTCTAACGATTTTCTGAGTATTCGAGGGGGTCCCAGGcctaaaatgtataaaatgaatcgaataaaatgaatgaaattaatgaaatagataaaataacaaatagactaaattttttaaaaagtgaaagaaatgaataaaatacataaaataaataaatattagagataaaattaataaaagcaaTATTAATCAATTAAACAATGTAtagaattgacaaaatgaattaaaagaaaaaataaacagtaaattgaattaaattattgaaatgaaaaacCAAACAACAAGTTATAGGAATAAATAAATGATTGGATTGTGTCAAATTAATAGTTGgcatgattaaaataaattattgaaaaaatagtAAGATTAAaacgaagaaactgaataaaatatatgaactatAAAAAATggttgaaatgcataaaatgaaaacagtgaataaaataagttaaaagcatgaaatgaataaactgatcagattGCATCCAACGTATGAAAGGAATAAaaagatgaaataaataaaataaacaaaatgaacaaaaaatacagaataaaataaatgactaaaataaaatgatcatatatttaaaattattccaATATTCAAAACGCATAAAATATGGAATGAAATTGAAgacaaaaattgtttaaataaagcaaatgaataaaacaaattagaCGAATTTAACAACCATTGTTTTACAAAGTTCTGAAAGAAATTTCGCTTTAGCCTGGACGTATGTTATCtgtgatacaacctaattaatAACGAATGTGATTTGTTTATCttaaattgaatactgtttatTTATTCTTGTATTTACAATATTTGTTATTATTGGTATGTACGTTCTGTGggatattttccttctttttaatatgagctgttctttgtttacaattttttatatctGTCTACAGGAAAATTGTATCTATTCGTTCATTTATTGCCGTCATAAATAAAGTTGACTAAAAAGCGCAGCTGTTGACTTTGAATTTTGTTCAACGTGACTAAGTTTTTGTGAAGCAGAATATATTCTGAAAGGGAGAATGGAGCTGTTGTTTGCGAAAATTGCCTATCTTCAGTACTTGCGCAATGCGGTACTGATATCATTCAACATGTTCGAGCAAGCCGAAAaattcgttttgcagaacaacctAAAACACGCTGTTGAAAGTGACATAATAGGCATTACGATTCTCTTGTATATGAAAAATGACATTAGAGAGGTACGTCAACATAACCGCGTATCTCTCTCAAGCTATGTGCAAAATACAGAGAAGTAGAATCTGTTACACTCGATACTtagataaaaaaattgtttttcgatCATAACGTTTTTAATCGCAAGGGCCTCTTTTTTGACTTTGAAAACTTTCTTTGGAGAAATATTTAgcctttggaaaaatttctaaatttgtacgcagctcacataGGTGAGCTGCCTgtaaggcaattgatttaccaactacgctatgtgcGCCCcctacttggagaaacttctacACGGATATTCGGTTTTCTTGCGACGAGAATGCGGAGTGAAAGACCCTACTTGTCTATAGAACtgaaaactcacggaactattATTATTAAACAAACCAGtgatacagatatacagatacagaggagaatagATCTCAGCCGATTACCCACCCATCTACGATAAACCAATCCAAAGCAGTTTTCCATTCAAATAAATGAACTAGagacggttgccaaatttatggCAACTGTTTAGGTCATAATGACAACTGAAACTGCTTCCAGCACCCCCAAATCAACTGTTAGCACAATCATTGTGGTAGTTAATAACAATGACGACAGGTTTACGTCGCTTATCCGTAAGTGCTAGAAACAAAAAAGACTATCGGGTCGTGGGCACCAATACAGCTTTAGCTATGAAGATCTTAACGTGAGACATGAGCGAAGCAAATGGCCCCAAGATGCATTGCGCGAGCAAACAACTGTTTCCCCGCCGCGAAAGAAGGCCTCCGCACGCAAAAGAGAGCCAcgtgcacgagatccaacggacaatcaATAAAGCTCAAGTTatcggtcgtcaaacggtgagataacatagtTTTAACAAGATAACAAGGCATGAGATAGGCCTCCACGcaagtctaagtctattgatgacatttggtcttTAGACCGGTGACGACTAGGTGCTaccagccttctgccgatagtatcAGAATGAGAGGTTGTGAATAGATCTAGTGTTGAAAACGGTagtgaatagttgatcggaaatcagCCCCAATAAGACGTGCATCTGACTAGCATCGATGAGCACGGATCAATACGAATTGAAAATTCGTCGCATCTAATTCCAAGTTTCGTTATTGCTAACAATCccctgtatttcccttcaatggtCGTTATAATCGCTCGTACACGTGTCTCTTACAAACTATCCGATATGGAACATAGGAAATACATTCCTTTATTTCTCgtgctatcataactctttgtctgtacaacgtgttatcactcggtagtgttcaacccaataaatatatcgtaagAAGAATTAGCGAAATCTGTCTAAAtgctgttgcaataaatagtgatccggcccattatggagataagattagcttttcaaaacaatactcccacggtcggctgtgtggagttcaaattgcttttgtttagaaaacatagcatactctcggtagccggctacccagagtataaaaagaaccaaaaattaaacaaaatcttttctttttcgagtgatcgtgcactcaaagactaactaaacaactgcCTAATAAATATGCGTGAATATGCGTTCAACTCGCCATACTCCATCATTCCTCATGCTTCTCTAAGGTACCCTTCATCCTCCAACAACGGTGTGTACTTATGAAGCCAGattacaacgtgttatttctgtCGTTATACGGCTAACTTCGGATATTGGTATGCCGATGCAGAGAAGAGCAATGACGCAAAGATCTTTCAAGCTCGTTTCCAGTCTAATTGTCTTGTCTTGGAAAGCTTGGGTTGACCACCAATTAATCATCTCTGTGGTGTGATACTTATCAGTTTACTATTGAATCAACTATCAACTCACGAACTTTAAAGATCAGAAGTTTGGATAACGATTGCAAGATTATGTAGTCTTTCTCTTATGCAGTCGGTATCTGTCATGCAAATTCTCCCAACATATGAGCTATAATCAATCAATTCTGTACTTGAACCGCACAGCTGAATTTGtttgtttctctttcatttCTGATATCGTCTCCAGGTGAGTGGTTCTGTTCCTTCTACCGTGATGTCAGGGCTCGTATAATAAAACCTTATAGCGTGCTTTACTAGCCTCACCCCTCCTGCCGATTTCAGGATCATTGTGATGCTAAACAGCAAACGACACGCGACGAGATTCAATCAAAGAACAGcaaattttcttgaaattaATTGACTGTTTAATTCAGTGATTTATAACCAAACCTTTAAATCATATCCTACACGGTAAAAAAGTAGCAAGCTTACCCGTATCGGAAGAGTTATTAATACCAACCTATATGACAGAaagaaattagtaaaatttgCATTTATAATTATTCGAAACAAATGTATATTTGTTTGATAGATTAGCTTGCCTTTTGCAGTTATTCGCTATTAAAGAGCTGTTTAATTTAAACTTATTTACACTGAAAACTCtctttaaaaaattattagGATTTCTTAGATTAAAAGGCTCGCAAATCCAGTCATAAAAAAATTCAGTGTATTTCACCCGTTGGGATAAATGAGGCAAATATTAAGATGTAGGCGTTGAACGGATGCCCGAATCGGTATCCATTTACAACTCAGCATGAAACAGCTCGATCAGCAACTGACTTCTAATTTTTTCGATCAGTTGgacgtgaataaaaatttggCGAGACCTTGGTGCATAAGTTAGGAATACGATACGCTTCCAATTATTTATTACTAAACTTAATTGGGCTCGTTTTATAGGATCACGATCACATCCATTTTGCTAACCCGTATTGAATCAGCTTAACGATTTTTCTGAGTAAGATGACAGAAACAAACTAGATCTTGTACCTAATCCACTGATTCTAATTTACTAGCTTTCAGCTGCAGAATTGCTACAATATTGCCTCTCTGGGATCAACATTGCAGCCTTTCCAAGTGTCTATAGCTGTACCCAATATGCAAATAATAAATCCATTATCGCTCAAACTACGACGTCAATCAGCCTGAACACGAAACACATTGCAAATTGATCGGCATTTTTTCCATTTGTGGAAATTTTTATACTTCATTAACACAGTACCGTTCAGCGTTTTAGGGTCCTGCCTCACTGCCCTTATGCAGTAGTAGTTAGTACCTACCTACCCACGATCGGAACAGCAATTTGAGCATTATTTTTCCTGCTTCACATGCTTCCAAACTCGCAACCACGTTCAATCATTTCACATTTCTGTGGTCGGCTGTTGTTTTTGATTGAATGCATAAGCACGCTGTCAGTTGCAGTTTTTTTGTGTGTGAGTATCTCCCTCAAGTACCTCTATACCCTACGAAACCGCACCTCGATGAAAGACTGAAGGCTGAAAACCCGTAACTGCAACCGATGCTTGTTTCGCCTCATAAATTCCCCAAAATGGAACTGGTTGCATATTGGGACGTTGCCTCGTTTGGATTAAGGGGATACAAGAGGTCATGGTTTGATTGCTACGATGAACTCCAATGAATTGTAATCAATGGGCCGTGTTTTTGTGTATTAGCTTCGACGTTTTGCTACATCATTTGAAATTTCCCTACGGAACGAATTCTCATCTATAAGGTAATGGATGCATATAAGATTATTTACCTTGGGCGAAAAATTTGGggtttttttctattcattaaaaattgttttgctaCATTAATatgtttaattatttttagctttcATAGTAATGTTCATGTAGTGCTACGCAGctggaataaaaatgtttttaaagttTAGTCCGCTGTGAAGAATCATTATCTCTATTATCATTGTCAGGCGCCATATACATACTTCGTCTTCACAGAGTTTATCATCAGTCTTATTCTTGTAGTTATTCCTCAGCAAGGGCAAAATCCAGTACTTTGCGGATGTCGTCAGTTTACCTCCGAGGTTCTGTTACAGTTTCTCTGTGGAATACATGTTTATCACTGAGTTACTGTAATAACAATTGTTTAGCTtggacaaatattttattttaccaTATGTGCTATATGTGTCATTCATCTTACTCTCATTATGAAGCAGAGCTGTTTTGAATGCTGGATCAGTTCGCTAAAATTATTTGTACTACCATATTACCTACCGAACATTACGTAATACACCTTGGCAGAGTTTATTGCTTATCTTATTCGAGAAGTTTTCCTCTAGACGGGCGAAAATGTCCCTTTAACTACTCTGCGGTCAACGTTAATAATGTCGGTGCCGTTCTCGGAACCAAGTAGCATGCAAGACTTCGTGAGAATGATGATGGCTCAATTCTTGATCGTCGTTCAAATTAGCATAATCGATACTTTTTCGAAGAGCCATCTTTTAGCATTCTCGGCCAATACTTGAGTTTCACACGCTGAATTATAATCTGTCTTAAAGTCTCTAAACAGATAAGAAGTGCGTATTCTAGGAATTTTCAAGTATTTTGTCTTCGTAAATATTACGAAACCTTTTTAAATATCGCGTTTAATACCGATTAAGAATTCTGCGATTAGCATATGTGATAACACGTCCTGGTCGGTCAACACAAATACTGAATAACTACAAAATCTGTGATGTTCAAAGCATGTGAAAGAAAAAGAGTTAATTTGCATCAATTTGATACTAAAGCCGTATTCTGTGCTTTCACCCATTGGAATGCATGAATAAGTAGTTCTGGTAACACTGTTGTGaatcagtttgtttattttcgttctcgtattttggatcgtttttttgtgtatattaagTGATTTCTCAATTAGAATAGAGTTTGTGCCCTCGCCTAAGCTGCAGTTATTGATCAATTGACTGATAATTTGTGATTCTTGGTCGTGCGGTGACAATTGATAAACATTTTGTTCTCCCAAAGTGTCGTCGGTAGTGATAGAATCCTTGTGGTGAAACCGTGGATGCATATCGGGAAAGCTTACTCGCGAAGTAGCTACTGTTGCCTACCTGTAGGCGATTCGCAATGGATTCGATCTGCCTGCAGTGCTCCGAGCCGGTAACCACTTTGAATCAGCTGAAATGCCAAGGATTTTGCGACAGAATCATGCATCTATCGCGTTCAACGCTCACTCGTCCAAAATTGGACATGATTAACGACTCAGCGAATATATTCTGGCTTTGCGACAGCTGtgtggatttgatgaaatcctccgcAGTGAATGCAGCTTTTACAGCATTGAGCGAAGCGTTCCGTTTGCTGACCGACACACATAAAACAGCGCTTGAAGCATTAAAGGCTGAAATGGAGAAAACCAGAAAATCAGTGGAATCCGCAACGACATTGCCTGCAACTCCCATATCATGGCCCGTTCCAAATAGAGCTGGAGCCAAACGTGCTCGCGAGACGGAGGATGATAAATTTCCTTCTAAATCCGATGTCCCTAGTCTAACGTGTGGCAAGAAAAAGGGTGATGTAGCAAAGGTACCCACAATCACTGTTCAACCCGCTACTAGTAAATGCTGGATTTACTTGTCACGAATTGCTACCACCGTTTCCGAAGCTGAGGTTGGTGCTATGGTTAAGGAGTGCCTCTCAACGGACGATCCGGTCGAAGTGAAGAAGTTAGTGAAAAAAGACGCAAATTTGAGCGGGCttaatttcatttctttcaaaattggtgttgacccTCAACTTCGTGAAATGGCTCTCAATGCCGATACCTGGCCGGATGGGATGTATTTCCGCGAGTTCATCGACTTTCGGCAAGAACGTAATAATGACGGGAAGCTTGGGTTTCGGAAAACACCTCGACTGGGATAAATCCATCGCAAATAGCAGTTATTTTAGACCACGCACCGACAATTCGCCTGTTGATCAACGGCAACCGGGACGCACCGTAGAAAGCAATATGGAATCCCCCAATCCTCCTAGCACAGTCGTGCCCCTTGCAGTCAGCAGTATcttcagtcgtcccggccctgtgtCTGGGAATGGAGAGGGAGACTTCCAAATTGCCCTCTTTGgcaagtattttcaaaattatgttgATGAATCAACCGTTTTTCCTGATGGAACTGTTTGTTCTAGCTCGAATGCTTCCGACTGTCAATTAATGAGTCATCGCTGTCAGCCGTCAGCTGGAAACCTCCTGAGGAGCACTCCAACCTCCATCACGAGTGTTACCAATTCATGCAGTTCACCCGCTCCTTCCGCTGTTAGCAGTCATTCCAATCGCCCCGGTGTACATTCCAGACGAATGAATCGAGGAGTGCCGGTCAGCCTTCCGTGCCTAAAATCGTCGCCCATCCACTTATACTATCAAACTGTGGGAGGCATGAATTCCTGTGCAAATACCTATCGTCTAGCTACCTCGGACTGCTGTTACGACATCATCGcattgacagaaacatggctaaatGAGCAGACTCTATCCAGCCAGGTGATCTGCTCTGACTACGACGTTCTCAGATGTGATCGTAGCCCTCTCAACAGCAACAAATCCTCCGGTGGCGGTGTTTTGCTCGCTGTGCGTCGTCGATTAAAagttcaacatataacaaatgacgcttggagcagcatcgaacaagtatgggcagcgataaaattgggaaatcgaacattatatatatgtgtggtttatttccctCCCGATAAAATTCGCGACTCTGCACTAGTTGATTCTCATTCTGAATCATTGACTTCTGTTTCCGCGATGGCGCAACTCACTGACGAAATCATGATTATCGGCGATTTCAACCTTTCTACAATAAAGTGGCGTTCCGTTCATAACGGATTTCTACAACCCGACCCAGACGAATCTGTTTTTCATCCTGGCAGCATCACTCTTCTGGATGGCTATAGCACGGCTACACTTCAGCAGATCAACAGCACCACGAACGAGAACGACCGAATTTTAGATCTATGCTTCGTCAATGCCAGAGATCAATCGCCGTATATTTCCACCGCCCTCACCCCGCTAGTGAAGTATGTTCGCCACCATCCGCCTCTACATCTTACACTCCAGGACGTACCGCCTATGAAGTTTTCGAGCCACGCGCCCACCgtgtgttacaattataagcgggccgactatagcagcattttgaatattttacaaagtatcaactgggattctgtgctaagcaaggatgatgtgaactccgccgctgaaacgttctgccatataatgagctaccttatcgaccgtcatgtcccaaagtgtaatcaacgaagtgatcaatccccctggcagacagccgagctacgtcagctaaaaactgcgaaaagagcagcattacgaaagtttaccaaacgccgtaccttgtcacttagagcttattatgtaaggctcaataacgattttaaaaaactgaacagtttttgtttttcaaactaccaacgaaaaatgcaacgtaagcttaagtcggatcctaaatcgttttggagatacgtcaatgagcagcggaaagaaaccggcttaccttctacaatgttcttgaatggtgaagttgggcatgattcacaagccatatgcaaattgttcgcctctaaatttgcgagtgtgttcgtcagtgagactctgtcctcgcagcagattgacgttgcagctagcg carries:
- the LOC131688418 gene encoding uncharacterized protein LOC131688418; translation: MDSICLQCSEPVTTLNQLKCQGFCDRIMHLSRSTLTRPKLDMINDSANIFWLCDSCVDLMKSSAVNAAFTALSEAFRLLTDTHKTALEALKAEMEKTRKSVESATTLPATPISWPVPNRAGAKRARETEDDKFPSKSDVPSLTCGKKKGDVAKVPTITVQPATSKCWIYLSRIATTVSEAEVGAMVKECLSTDDPVEVKKLVKKDANLSGLNFISFKIGVDPQLREMALNADTWPDGMYFREFIDFRQERNNDGKLGFRKTPRLG